In Planococcus versutus, the DNA window AGAAGCGTCAGCAAAAGGGTATGTAACGCTTGGACGAATCGCTGTAGCATTGATTGCTGTTATTGCGGCTTTCCTAGCTTGGGAACAAAACAATACCATCTTAGGCTTAGTTGCTTATGCATGGGCTGGGTTTGGTGCTGCTTTCGGACCGATTATCTTGTTATCTCTGTTCTGGCGCAAGTTGACTTCAAAAGGCGCGCTAGCTGGAATGATTATCGGTGCAGTTACGGTGATTGTTTGGGATTCAATTGGTACAGTCGCAGACGATCCTGGAGCAACTGAAATGACAAATTTCATAGGCAGTGTTTATGAAATCATTCCTGGTTTCTTCTTGTGTCTACTTATAACTTGGGTTGTGAGTCTGATAACATACAAACCAGATGCGCAGATTGAGAAAGAATTCGATGAAACAGTTCGTTTAATCAACGAAGATAAGTAATATGAACACCAAAAAGGCGTACAGCACTTCTGCGAGGAAGTGCTGTACGCCTTTTGTTCTTTTATTTAATGATTTGGGAAGGCTATAATTTTTGACATGCAGTTTAGGTTTTATATTAATGCATTTGTATTCTCCTGGTGTTTTCTTTAAACGCATAAAGGGAACCTGATAAGTGATGGCGAACGGTAATAGATAGACAAAAATAAGTGAGGTGCACTATGAATTTGGATCACATTGTTCATTTTGTTCGCAATGACACACGGGAAACCGCAAGCTATTGGCAAGAAAAAGGTTTGCCAGCCTCTCTAGGTGGGCAACATATCGGTTGGGGAACACAAAATGTGTTGCTGTATTTACAAGATTGCTATATCGAATGGCTATCAGTCGAAAAACTAGAAATCGCAAACGATGCCGATCATCCATTAACACGTCTTTTGATGCATGATCAAATAGGTTTTGGAACTATTTGCTTACGGACTAAAAACATTTCAGATGTGAATAAGATTTTACAAGAGCGTGGAATTGAAACAACTGGAGTGCTTGACGCACAACGTCAAACTACAGATGGTGAACTGATTAAATGGAAAATGCTATTTATTGTTGAGCAAGTATCTAGCAGCTTGCCTTCTCCATTTTTTATTGAATGGCAAGAAACAGATGATCAGCGATATAACAAGTTAAGAAACAAAGGAGCTATTCGAGCAGTCAATGAAAAGCTAACTATGGATCGCTGTGTGTTTGGTGTCTGGAATCCAGAAGAAACCGAGAAATTATGGAAGAAAATTATAGGTGATAACTTAAAATTAGAGAATTGTCGCATTGAATTTAGAAAAACAGATCAGCCAAAAGAACGGTTAGAAGAAGTTTATTTTAGCGAAGGTACAGAAGAGCTAAAATTCGAACAAGGGCGTTATTGGTTACCACGCCTAGAGCTAGATAAAAAAGAAACTATGATAAAATAAATAAACTGAATAGGAATTTCCCTTTCCTGAAATTGGAGGATAATATCAATGGATGAATTAAAAGAAAAAGCAGTTTTAGTCGGTGTTCAGCTTCAAAAAGATCTTCATTTCGTTTATGGAATGGAAGAGTTGCATAATTTAGCAGAAGCTTGCAACGTAGAAGTGGTAGGAGAAGTTACACAAAATTTAGATCGAATCAATCCTTCACGCTATGTTGGTAGTGGGAAATTAGAAGAAATTAAAGCATTCTATGAAGAAGCGGATGCCAATGTAGTTATATTCAATGACGAATTATCGCCTTCACAAATTCGAAATCTGGAAGAAGACTTAGAATGTAAAGTGATTGATCGGACTATGTTAATTTTAGATATATTTTCACGACGTGCAAAAACACGTGAAGCACAAGTACAGGTAGAATTGGCACAACTTCAATACATGTTGCCTCGTCTAGTTGGACTGAGGGCTTCGCTCGGACGACAAGGTGGCGGCAGTAGTGGCGGAGTTGCTAACCGTGGAGCCGGTGAGACGAAGTTGGAACTGGATCGTCGAAAAATTGAAGACCAAATATCAAAGCTGCATAAAGAGTTAGAGCATATTAAAGAACAACGCGTTACGCAACGCAAACAACGTACGAAAAAAGGAACACCGGTTGTCTCACTAGTGGGTTATACCAATGCTGGAAAATCAACAGTAATGAATGAGTTGTTAGCAAAAACAGGTCAAAATGAAGAAAAACAAGTATTCGAAAAAGACATGCTTTTTGCTACATTGGAAACATCGGTTCGACAAATTCGTTTAGAAGACAATAAAAGCTTCTTGCTGACAGATACAGTTGGTTTTGTCAGCAAGTTGCCTCACCATCTTGTTAAGGCTTTCCGTTCAACGCTAGAAGAAGCACGAAACGCGGATCTTCTGTTGCATGTCGTCGATGTTTCTAATGAAGAACATCGCTATATGATGGAAGTAACAAATGAGACTTTGCATGCTGTTGGTGTGGAAAATGTACCTACGCTTTATGTGTACAATAAATCAGATTTAGCGGGAGTGCCTTATCCGGTACTCAATGGAGACGGTATATGGATTTCGGCAAAAGAAGACAAAGGACTTGATGAATTGCTGGAAATTATCAAAAAGCAAATTTTTGAAGACTATGTTATATGTCGAATGATGG includes these proteins:
- a CDS encoding VOC family protein translates to MNLDHIVHFVRNDTRETASYWQEKGLPASLGGQHIGWGTQNVLLYLQDCYIEWLSVEKLEIANDADHPLTRLLMHDQIGFGTICLRTKNISDVNKILQERGIETTGVLDAQRQTTDGELIKWKMLFIVEQVSSSLPSPFFIEWQETDDQRYNKLRNKGAIRAVNEKLTMDRCVFGVWNPEETEKLWKKIIGDNLKLENCRIEFRKTDQPKERLEEVYFSEGTEELKFEQGRYWLPRLELDKKETMIK
- the hflX gene encoding GTPase HflX, which gives rise to MDELKEKAVLVGVQLQKDLHFVYGMEELHNLAEACNVEVVGEVTQNLDRINPSRYVGSGKLEEIKAFYEEADANVVIFNDELSPSQIRNLEEDLECKVIDRTMLILDIFSRRAKTREAQVQVELAQLQYMLPRLVGLRASLGRQGGGSSGGVANRGAGETKLELDRRKIEDQISKLHKELEHIKEQRVTQRKQRTKKGTPVVSLVGYTNAGKSTVMNELLAKTGQNEEKQVFEKDMLFATLETSVRQIRLEDNKSFLLTDTVGFVSKLPHHLVKAFRSTLEEARNADLLLHVVDVSNEEHRYMMEVTNETLHAVGVENVPTLYVYNKSDLAGVPYPVLNGDGIWISAKEDKGLDELLEIIKKQIFEDYVICRMMVPFDRGDIVAYLNDNANIQKTEYEEEGTLLKVELSRADYDRYQEFIIGS